CTCTTCATCGACCTGGACGATCTCAAGCTGGTCAACGACCGGTTCGGCCACGAAGCGGGGGATCAGGTGCTGGTGTGGGTGGCCCGGGTGCTCAAGGAGGCCTGCCGGAGCGTCGACTACGTGGTCCGCTACGGGGGCGACGAGTTCGTGGTGGTCCTGCCGGAAACGGGACCGGAGGGGGCCCGGGCCGTGGCCGCCCGGATCCAGCAGCGCCTGCTGGAAGAACCCAGCCCGGCCGGCTGGGCCTGGGGCAGGCTGGGGGTAGGGGCGAGCATCGGCATTGCCGCGTATCCTGCCCATGCCCGGGACTGGACCGACCTGCTGCGCCTGGCCGACCAGGCGATGTACGGCGCCAAGCGCCGGGCCAAGGCCCGAAGAGGCACGGCCGGTGACGCGCCCGGCCGCGACCGGGGGGGCGGGGACCCGGCGGGTCAGAAGGGCGGTGCGGAGCCGGCGGGAGACGCCGCATCCCACGGGGCCGGGGACGCCGGGACAGTCCGGCCGGGGCAGGGGCTCCGGCCGGACTCCGAGGCGGAGCGGTACCGGGGCATCGAAACGGCCATCGAAACGGCCGAGGAGGGCGATCCGGGGGATCCCCCGGCCGGCGATGAGGAGGAGGTGGGCCCATGATCGTGGCCCTGCAGTCGATGGCGGAGCTCGAACAGGCGCTACGCGGTCCCGCGCCCGTGCTGATCTTCAAGCACAGCACCGCCTGTCCCATCAGCGCCGCTGCCTACCAGGCCTTTCAGCGGTTCGTGGCCGCGCACCCTGCCGGAGCCCGCTACTACCTGGTGAAGGTGATCGAGCAGCGGGCCCTTTCAGGCGAGATCGCCCGGCGGCTGGGGGTGCCTCACGCCTCCCCCCAGGCGCTGCTCTGGCACCGGGGCGGAGTGCGGTGGCATGCCTCCCACTGGGCCATCACGGAACAGTCGCTGGCTGCAGCCCTGGCGGGATTGCGGGTGGGAGGCCGGGCGCCTGCCGCGGCGCCGGGGGCCCGGGCGGCGGGAACCCCAACGGCCGGGGCCACTTCCCCGGCGAGGCCTGCCACGCGATGGGGCGGCCGCCCGGCCGCCCATCAGGAGGCCCTCGCT
This is a stretch of genomic DNA from Thermaerobacter sp. PB12/4term. It encodes these proteins:
- the ytxJ gene encoding bacillithiol system redox-active protein YtxJ gives rise to the protein MIVALQSMAELEQALRGPAPVLIFKHSTACPISAAAYQAFQRFVAAHPAGARYYLVKVIEQRALSGEIARRLGVPHASPQALLWHRGGVRWHASHWAITEQSLAAALAGLRVGGRAPAAAPGARAAGTPTAGATSPARPATRWGGRPAAHQEALAGGRAPADATGRPEAGRGAPGGPGNWGASGAGG